In Antennarius striatus isolate MH-2024 chromosome 10, ASM4005453v1, whole genome shotgun sequence, one DNA window encodes the following:
- the pcgf1 gene encoding polycomb group RING finger protein 1 isoform X3 codes for MAEQGPMAIAMRLRNQLQSVYKLDPLRNEEVKLKIKDLNEHIVCYLCAGYFIDATTITECLHTFCKSCIVKYLQTSKYCPMCNIKIHETQPLLNLKLDRVMQDIVYKLVPGLQESEDKRIKEFYQSRGLERVIQPAGDDSVPDATGLPYTSFDHSKAHFYRYDEQVSLCLERLSSSLAGKDKTKLTLQQKFVRCSVRAEVRHLRKVLCHRLNVEKQQVQMLFNNESLPDHMTMKRLWLSHWFGKAQPLVLHYTIKDKRTR; via the exons ATGGCGGAGCAAGGTCCGATGGCCATAGCGATGCGGCTACGAAATCAGCTCCAGTCCGTCTACAAACTGGACCCGCTGAGGAACGAG gaggtgaagctgaagaTCAAGGACCTGAACGAACACATCGTCTGCTACCTGTGTGCCGGTTATTTCATCGACGCCACGACGATAACGGAGTGTTTGCACACCT TTTGTAAGAGCTGCATTGTGAAATATCTGCAAACGAGCAAGTATTGTCCAATGTGCAACATAAAAATCCACGAAACGCAGCCTTTACTCAACCTCAAACTGGATCGAGTGATGCAGGACATCGTCTACAAACTGGTGCCTGGACTACAAGAAA GTGAAGACAAACGAATAAAGGAATTCTATCAGTCCCGCGGATTAGAGAGAGTCATCCAACCGGCTGGTGACG ATTCTGTACCTGACGCCACGGGGTTACCGTACACCAGCTTCGACCACTCTAAAGCTCACTTCTACAGATACGATGAGCAGGTTTCGCTGTGTTTAGAAAGGCTAAG ttcttCGCTTGCTgggaaagataaaacaaaactaaccctTCAG CAGAAGTTCGTTCGCTGTTCCGTTCGGGCGGAGGTGAGACACCTACGCAAAGTTCTCTGTCACCGGCTCAACGTGGAAAagcagcag GTCCAGATGTTGTTCAATAACGAGTCTCTGCCCGATCACATGACCATGAAGCGTTTATGGCTCTCGCACTGGTTTGGAAAG GCTCAACCATTAGTCCTTCACTACACCATCAAGGACAAGCGGACCAGATAG
- the pcgf1 gene encoding polycomb group RING finger protein 1 isoform X2 yields the protein MAEQGPMAIAMRLRNQLQSVYKLDPLRNEEEVKLKIKDLNEHIVCYLCAGYFIDATTITECLHTFCKSCIVKYLQTSKYCPMCNIKIHETQPLLNLKLDRVMQDIVYKLVPGLQESEDKRIKEFYQSRGLERVIQPAGDDSVPDATGLPYTSFDHSKAHFYRYDEQVSLCLERLSSSLAGKDKTKLTLQKFVRCSVRAEVRHLRKVLCHRLNVEKQQVQMLFNNESLPDHMTMKRLWLSHWFGKAQPLVLHYTIKDKRTR from the exons ATGGCGGAGCAAGGTCCGATGGCCATAGCGATGCGGCTACGAAATCAGCTCCAGTCCGTCTACAAACTGGACCCGCTGAGGAACGAG GaggaggtgaagctgaagaTCAAGGACCTGAACGAACACATCGTCTGCTACCTGTGTGCCGGTTATTTCATCGACGCCACGACGATAACGGAGTGTTTGCACACCT TTTGTAAGAGCTGCATTGTGAAATATCTGCAAACGAGCAAGTATTGTCCAATGTGCAACATAAAAATCCACGAAACGCAGCCTTTACTCAACCTCAAACTGGATCGAGTGATGCAGGACATCGTCTACAAACTGGTGCCTGGACTACAAGAAA GTGAAGACAAACGAATAAAGGAATTCTATCAGTCCCGCGGATTAGAGAGAGTCATCCAACCGGCTGGTGACG ATTCTGTACCTGACGCCACGGGGTTACCGTACACCAGCTTCGACCACTCTAAAGCTCACTTCTACAGATACGATGAGCAGGTTTCGCTGTGTTTAGAAAGGCTAAG ttcttCGCTTGCTgggaaagataaaacaaaactaaccctTCAG AAGTTCGTTCGCTGTTCCGTTCGGGCGGAGGTGAGACACCTACGCAAAGTTCTCTGTCACCGGCTCAACGTGGAAAagcagcag GTCCAGATGTTGTTCAATAACGAGTCTCTGCCCGATCACATGACCATGAAGCGTTTATGGCTCTCGCACTGGTTTGGAAAG GCTCAACCATTAGTCCTTCACTACACCATCAAGGACAAGCGGACCAGATAG
- the lbx2 gene encoding transcription factor LBX2, with protein sequence MTSSKDMKAGSVLQSSGEERRRAPLDQLPPPANSNKPLTPFSIEDILNKPSVKKSVASICPPRVLEKVTGTNSARNGITTPSSPLCALEELASKTFKGLEVSVIQAAEGREHLNAFGQRQTSKKRRKSRTAFTNHQIYELEKRFLYQKYLSPADRDQIAQQLGLSNAQVITWFQNRRAKLKRDLEEMKADVESLKKITPQTLQKLVTMESIEESQGGGGPDARSPSISPTSQGHRAFPQSPSSSRDQTTDEFSEDDEEIEVDD encoded by the exons ATGACCTCCAGTAAAGACATGAAGGCTGGTTCTGTGTTGCAGTCGAGCGGCGAGGAGAGGAGACGCGCTCCCCTGGATCAGCTGCCGCCTCCGGCCAACTCCAACAAGCCCCTAACGCCGTTCAGCATCGAGGATATCCTGAACAAACCCTCGGTAAAGAAGTCGGTGGCCAGTATCTGTCCGCCCAGAGTGCTGGAGAAGGTGACGGGCACCAACTCAGCCAGGAACGGGATCACCACTCCCTCCTCGCCGCTGTGCGCGCTGGAAGAGCTGGCCAGCAAAACGTTTAAGGGTCTGGAAGTCAGCGTGATCCAGGCAGCGGAAG GTCGTGAACATTTAAACGCGTTCGGACAGAGACAGACGTCGAAAAAGAGGAGAAAGTCGCGGACGGCCTTCACCAACCACCAGATCTACGAGCTGGAGAAGAGGTTTCTGTACCAGAAGTATCTCTCCCCGGCCGACCGGGACCAGATCGCGCAGCAGCTGGGGCTCTCCAACGCGCAGGTCATCACCTGGTTCCAGAACCGCAGGGCCAAACTCAAGCGGGACCTGGAGGAGATGAAAGCCGACGTGGAGTCGTTAAAGAAAATCACCCCCCAGACGCTGCAGAAGCTGGTCACCATGGAGAGCATCGAGGAGTCCCAGGGAGGTGGGGGCCCCGACGCCAGGTCGCCCAGTATCTCCCCGACCTCCCAAGGACACCGGGCCTTCCCACAGTCCCCCTCCTCATCCAGAGACCAAACCACGGATGAGTTCTCGGAGGACGACGAGGAGATCGAGGTGGATGACTGA
- the pcgf1 gene encoding polycomb group RING finger protein 1 isoform X1 yields MAEQGPMAIAMRLRNQLQSVYKLDPLRNEEEVKLKIKDLNEHIVCYLCAGYFIDATTITECLHTFCKSCIVKYLQTSKYCPMCNIKIHETQPLLNLKLDRVMQDIVYKLVPGLQESEDKRIKEFYQSRGLERVIQPAGDDSVPDATGLPYTSFDHSKAHFYRYDEQVSLCLERLSSSLAGKDKTKLTLQQKFVRCSVRAEVRHLRKVLCHRLNVEKQQVQMLFNNESLPDHMTMKRLWLSHWFGKAQPLVLHYTIKDKRTR; encoded by the exons ATGGCGGAGCAAGGTCCGATGGCCATAGCGATGCGGCTACGAAATCAGCTCCAGTCCGTCTACAAACTGGACCCGCTGAGGAACGAG GaggaggtgaagctgaagaTCAAGGACCTGAACGAACACATCGTCTGCTACCTGTGTGCCGGTTATTTCATCGACGCCACGACGATAACGGAGTGTTTGCACACCT TTTGTAAGAGCTGCATTGTGAAATATCTGCAAACGAGCAAGTATTGTCCAATGTGCAACATAAAAATCCACGAAACGCAGCCTTTACTCAACCTCAAACTGGATCGAGTGATGCAGGACATCGTCTACAAACTGGTGCCTGGACTACAAGAAA GTGAAGACAAACGAATAAAGGAATTCTATCAGTCCCGCGGATTAGAGAGAGTCATCCAACCGGCTGGTGACG ATTCTGTACCTGACGCCACGGGGTTACCGTACACCAGCTTCGACCACTCTAAAGCTCACTTCTACAGATACGATGAGCAGGTTTCGCTGTGTTTAGAAAGGCTAAG ttcttCGCTTGCTgggaaagataaaacaaaactaaccctTCAG CAGAAGTTCGTTCGCTGTTCCGTTCGGGCGGAGGTGAGACACCTACGCAAAGTTCTCTGTCACCGGCTCAACGTGGAAAagcagcag GTCCAGATGTTGTTCAATAACGAGTCTCTGCCCGATCACATGACCATGAAGCGTTTATGGCTCTCGCACTGGTTTGGAAAG GCTCAACCATTAGTCCTTCACTACACCATCAAGGACAAGCGGACCAGATAG